One window of Schistocerca cancellata isolate TAMUIC-IGC-003103 chromosome 9, iqSchCanc2.1, whole genome shotgun sequence genomic DNA carries:
- the LOC126100138 gene encoding hsp70-binding protein 1 isoform X1, which yields MSSDNSGAGENVDRNAARESLPPAIEYPGPNNITVSPNQPRQPTTLQDLLRFSVEAAGGQMTQNNAVAIDEERRKFLEAALKSLTFDVIEELLKAINILKNAGTLELEDDPSVCEAALDTITQHVDNMDTANDFHKIGGFCIFHPCLDSAHSSLRWRAAEIIAELTQNNPYCQQRILEANLLQPLLNLVDNDPASQVRVKALYAISCLVRENKNALQEFIKHAGYSVLLRAMQSNVEKLQVKSAFLLSSLCSSTEIKDELCKMGFIEQLIGLVGPEGSPAVEHLLSAVVALVSDHELSQQECRRPELHLRDKLFQLMQNVSGKEEFREIREYAQYLLRIVFSGDEEER from the exons ATGTCATCTGATAACAGTGGTGCGGGTGAAAATGTTGATAGAAATGCAGCACGCGAATCTCTTCCGCCAGCTATAGAATATCCAGGACCGAATAACATCACAGTTTCACCAAATCAGCCAAGACAACCAACAACACTGCAGGACCTTCTAAGATTTAGCGTCGAGGCGGCAGGTGGGCAAATGACGCAGAATAATGCTGTTGCGATAGACGAAGAG AGACGAAAATTTTTGGAAGCAGCTCTGAAGAGTCTGacatttgatgtgatagaagagttGTTAAAGGCAATAAACATCCTGAAAAATGCTGGTACGCTGGAGCTGGAGGACGATCCCTCTGTATGTGAAGCAGCATTGGATACTATTACACAGCATGTTGATAACATGGACACTGCAAATG ATTTCCACAAAATTGGAGGCTTTTGTATTTTCCATCCATGCCTGGACTCGGCACACAGCAGCTTACGTTGGCGTGCTGCAGAAATCATTGCCGAACTGACGCAGAATAACCCTTACTGCCAGCAACGCATTCTGGAGGCTAATTTATTACAGCCTTTGCTGAACCTCGTAGATAATGATCCAGCCAGCCAGGTCCGCGTTAAGGCCCTCTATGCTATTTCTT GTCTTGTACGTGAGAATAAAAATGCTCTTCAAGAGTTTATAAAACATGCGGGATACTCAGTCCTCCTCCGTGCTATGCAGAGCAATGTTGAGAAGTTGCAGGTGAAATCTGCATTCCTATTGTCGAGTCTCTGTTCCAGCACAGAAATAAAAG ATGAGCTTTGTAAGATGGGATTTATAGAACAGCTCATAGGACTGGTTGGACCAGAGGGCAGCCCAGCTGTTGAACATCTGCTATCAGCAGTTGTTGCACTTGTGTCAGATCATGAATTATCTCAGCAAGAGTGTCGGAGGCCAGAACTGCACCTTCGCGATAAACTGTTCCAGCTTATGCAAAATGTGTCTGGCAAGGAGGAATTCAGA
- the LOC126100138 gene encoding hsp70-binding protein 1 isoform X2: MSSDNSGAGENVDRNAARESLPPAIEYPGPNNITVSPNQPRQPTTLQDLLRFSVEAAGGQMTQNNAVAIDEERRKFLEAALKSLTFDVIEELLKAINILKNAGTLELEDDPSVCEAALDTITQHVDNMDTANDFHKIGGFCIFHPCLDSAHSSLRWRAAEIIAELTQNNPYCQQRILEANLLQPLLNLVDNDPASQVRVKALYAISCLVRENKNALQEFIKHAGYSVLLRAMQSNVEKLQVKSAFLLSSLCSSTEIKDELCKMGFIEQLIGLVGPEGSPAVEHLLSAVVALVSDHELSQQECRRPELHLRDKLFQLMQNVSGKEEFRAKIYWENPVG; this comes from the exons ATGTCATCTGATAACAGTGGTGCGGGTGAAAATGTTGATAGAAATGCAGCACGCGAATCTCTTCCGCCAGCTATAGAATATCCAGGACCGAATAACATCACAGTTTCACCAAATCAGCCAAGACAACCAACAACACTGCAGGACCTTCTAAGATTTAGCGTCGAGGCGGCAGGTGGGCAAATGACGCAGAATAATGCTGTTGCGATAGACGAAGAG AGACGAAAATTTTTGGAAGCAGCTCTGAAGAGTCTGacatttgatgtgatagaagagttGTTAAAGGCAATAAACATCCTGAAAAATGCTGGTACGCTGGAGCTGGAGGACGATCCCTCTGTATGTGAAGCAGCATTGGATACTATTACACAGCATGTTGATAACATGGACACTGCAAATG ATTTCCACAAAATTGGAGGCTTTTGTATTTTCCATCCATGCCTGGACTCGGCACACAGCAGCTTACGTTGGCGTGCTGCAGAAATCATTGCCGAACTGACGCAGAATAACCCTTACTGCCAGCAACGCATTCTGGAGGCTAATTTATTACAGCCTTTGCTGAACCTCGTAGATAATGATCCAGCCAGCCAGGTCCGCGTTAAGGCCCTCTATGCTATTTCTT GTCTTGTACGTGAGAATAAAAATGCTCTTCAAGAGTTTATAAAACATGCGGGATACTCAGTCCTCCTCCGTGCTATGCAGAGCAATGTTGAGAAGTTGCAGGTGAAATCTGCATTCCTATTGTCGAGTCTCTGTTCCAGCACAGAAATAAAAG ATGAGCTTTGTAAGATGGGATTTATAGAACAGCTCATAGGACTGGTTGGACCAGAGGGCAGCCCAGCTGTTGAACATCTGCTATCAGCAGTTGTTGCACTTGTGTCAGATCATGAATTATCTCAGCAAGAGTGTCGGAGGCCAGAACTGCACCTTCGCGATAAACTGTTCCAGCTTATGCAAAATGTGTCTGGCAAGGAGGAATTCAGA
- the LOC126100136 gene encoding transcription initiation factor IIA subunit 1-like isoform X1 has translation MAHSQMNVVKFYQSVIDDVISGVRENFLDEGMDEQVLQELKQLWETKVLSSKAVEVGPDNSEPQPPQLLMTKGNGVSLGMVAKTVAMPGQTQILTPVTTSMHNANNSQLHLQQHHQTQQLQQQQQQQQQSHQQPHQQQTLQQQLVHQQTQQASAPPQPTQQTVIVADPNKTVPVQITLPAPAGTVTIHVPVSALQGNTLQTSLTGPVITAAMALPPQVATTLLQQHVLAALQAAQQQQSQQQQQAAIQQIPRQTDGQDDSDTPGGSGHSQRTTEVILQLDGHNDTSDEEDEDVDDDGDDDDEDETEDRVDDDENEDEANGGGQEEEPLNSGDDVSEDDPTDLFDTDNVIVCQYDKITRSRNKWKFYLKDGIMNLNGKDFVFQKSNGDAEW, from the exons ATGGCTCATAGTCAGATGAATGTGGTGAAGTTCTATCAAAGCGTTATAGACGATGTCATATCTGGTGTACGGGAAAACTTCCTTGATGAAGGAATGGATGAACAGGTATTGCAAGAATTGAAGCAGTTATGGGAAACGAAAGTCCTGTCTAGCAAAGCTGTCGAAGTAGGTCCAGACAATTCAGAACCTCAGCCACCTCAGCTGTTAATGACAAAAGGTAATGGTGTGAGCCTTGGCATGGTAGCGAAAACTGTTGCAATGCCTGGACAGACGCAAATACTAACGCCCGTTACGACGTCAATGCATAATGCCAACAATTCCCAGCTCCATCTCCAGCAACATCATCAAACACAACAG ttacagcagcagcagcaacagcagcagcagtctcATCAGCAGCCTCATCAGCAACAAACCTTGCAGCAGCAACTGGTGCATCAGCAGACGCAACAAGCCAGTGCCCCTCCACAGCCCACACAACAAACTGTAATTGTGGCAGACCCAAACAAGACAGTGCCAGTACAGATAACACTGCCTGCTCCTGCAGGCACTGTAACCATCCACGTTCCTGTATCAGCTTTGCAGGGGAATACACTACAGACGTCGCTGACGGGGCCCGTCATTACTGCTGCAATGGCCCTGCCTCCCCAGGTTGCTACCACATTGCTGCAGCAACATGTACTGGCTGCATTGCAGGCTGCACAACAGCAGCAGTCCCAGCAACAGCAGCAGGCTGCAATACAACAAATCCCACGACAGACTGATGGCCAGGATGACTCTGACACACCTGGTGGATCAGGTCATTCTCAGAGAACAACCGAA GTAATATTGCAGTTAGATGGACACAATGATACATCTGACGAAGAGGATGAAGATGttgacgatgatggtgatgatgatgatgaagacgaaacGGAGGACcgtgttgatgatgatgagaatGAGGATGAAGCAAATGGTGGTGGCCAAGAAGAGGAGCCACTCAACTCAGGTGATGACGTATCAGAGGATGATCCAACAGATCTCTTTGACACTGACAACGTCATTGTTTGCCAGTACGATAAAATCACTCGCAGTCGCAACAAGTGGAAGTTCTATTTGAAAGATGGTATAATGAATCTAAACGGCAAAGACTTTGTGTTCCAAAAGTCTAATGGTGACGCTGAGTGGTGA
- the LOC126100136 gene encoding transcription initiation factor IIA subunit 1-like isoform X2 — translation MAHSQMNVVKFYQSVIDDVISGVRENFLDEGMDEQVLQELKQLWETKVLSSKAVEVGPDNSEPQPPQLLMTKGNGVSLGMVAKTVAMPGQTQILTPVTTSMHNANNSQLHLQQHHQTQQQQQQQQQQSHQQPHQQQTLQQQLVHQQTQQASAPPQPTQQTVIVADPNKTVPVQITLPAPAGTVTIHVPVSALQGNTLQTSLTGPVITAAMALPPQVATTLLQQHVLAALQAAQQQQSQQQQQAAIQQIPRQTDGQDDSDTPGGSGHSQRTTEVILQLDGHNDTSDEEDEDVDDDGDDDDEDETEDRVDDDENEDEANGGGQEEEPLNSGDDVSEDDPTDLFDTDNVIVCQYDKITRSRNKWKFYLKDGIMNLNGKDFVFQKSNGDAEW, via the exons ATGGCTCATAGTCAGATGAATGTGGTGAAGTTCTATCAAAGCGTTATAGACGATGTCATATCTGGTGTACGGGAAAACTTCCTTGATGAAGGAATGGATGAACAGGTATTGCAAGAATTGAAGCAGTTATGGGAAACGAAAGTCCTGTCTAGCAAAGCTGTCGAAGTAGGTCCAGACAATTCAGAACCTCAGCCACCTCAGCTGTTAATGACAAAAGGTAATGGTGTGAGCCTTGGCATGGTAGCGAAAACTGTTGCAATGCCTGGACAGACGCAAATACTAACGCCCGTTACGACGTCAATGCATAATGCCAACAATTCCCAGCTCCATCTCCAGCAACATCATCAAACACAACAG cagcagcagcaacagcagcagcagtctcATCAGCAGCCTCATCAGCAACAAACCTTGCAGCAGCAACTGGTGCATCAGCAGACGCAACAAGCCAGTGCCCCTCCACAGCCCACACAACAAACTGTAATTGTGGCAGACCCAAACAAGACAGTGCCAGTACAGATAACACTGCCTGCTCCTGCAGGCACTGTAACCATCCACGTTCCTGTATCAGCTTTGCAGGGGAATACACTACAGACGTCGCTGACGGGGCCCGTCATTACTGCTGCAATGGCCCTGCCTCCCCAGGTTGCTACCACATTGCTGCAGCAACATGTACTGGCTGCATTGCAGGCTGCACAACAGCAGCAGTCCCAGCAACAGCAGCAGGCTGCAATACAACAAATCCCACGACAGACTGATGGCCAGGATGACTCTGACACACCTGGTGGATCAGGTCATTCTCAGAGAACAACCGAA GTAATATTGCAGTTAGATGGACACAATGATACATCTGACGAAGAGGATGAAGATGttgacgatgatggtgatgatgatgatgaagacgaaacGGAGGACcgtgttgatgatgatgagaatGAGGATGAAGCAAATGGTGGTGGCCAAGAAGAGGAGCCACTCAACTCAGGTGATGACGTATCAGAGGATGATCCAACAGATCTCTTTGACACTGACAACGTCATTGTTTGCCAGTACGATAAAATCACTCGCAGTCGCAACAAGTGGAAGTTCTATTTGAAAGATGGTATAATGAATCTAAACGGCAAAGACTTTGTGTTCCAAAAGTCTAATGGTGACGCTGAGTGGTGA